Within the Candidatus Methylomirabilota bacterium genome, the region CCTATTGTCGCCCAAATGGGCGGGACTTGAAAGCGTGCGGGGGAGCGCGTCAGACCGGGATGAAGGTCAGAACGAGCCAGCCGAGCAGAAGGGTGACCAGCGTGAGGGGCACGCCGACCCGGCAGTACTCGGCGAATCCGATGCGGATGCCGGCCTCGCGGGCCGACTCGACGACGATGAGATTCGCCACCGACCCCAGAATCGTGAGATTGCCCGCCAGGGTCGAGGCCATGGCCAGGACCAGCCAGGCCCGCTCGGGCTCGGCGAACTTGGGGATCAGCGGCGTGAACAGGAGCACGGCCGGGACGTTCGAGACCAGATTCGAAAGAACCGCGGTCGCCGCCGTCAACACCAGCGGCCGATGGAGATGGGCCGCCACCGGCGAGCGGAGAAACTCCTCGGTCAGGCCGGCCCGCTCGATGCCGCCGGTGAGCACGAAGAGTCCGGTGAAGAGCACCAGCAACTCCCAGTCGATCTCGCGATAGACCTTCTGAGGCTTGACCCGTCGGGTGAGCAACGTGTAGGCGGCGCCGGCGATCGCCACCAGGGCGATGGGCACCCCGATCAGAAAGGCCACGAGCATGACGCCGACGGCCAGCACGGTCTTGATCATGAGCGGGTAGTGCACGTGGAGCGGGTCCGGGAGAGTCGCCGGCGCGAGCGCGGGGGGAAGGCGCTGGCGGTAGACCAGCCAGACGACGGCGACCACGCAGGCCAGCCCGAGGATGGCGACCGGCGCCTCCCGTACCAGGAACCCGCGATAGCTGATGCCGGAGAAACTGCCCACCAGCATGTTCTGGGGATTGCCGGTCAGCGTGGCGACGCTGCCGACGTTGGCGGCCGTCGCCAGCGCGATCAGGTAGGGTCCCGGGGGCAGGCCGAGCCGGCGGGTCATCTCGATGACGAGCGGCGCCAGGACGAGGCACACCACGTCGTTGACGAACAGCGCCGACAGCACGCCGGACGCCGCCACCACCGCCACCAGCACCGCGACCGGCGTACGCGCCCGGCGGATGGCCCACGTGGTCACCAGGCGGAAGAACCCGGACAGGCGCAGGTAGGCGGCGACGATCATCATGCCGAACAGCAGCACCAGCGTATGGGCATCCACGGCGGCGACGGCCTCGTCCCAGGGCACCGCCCCGGTGATGACCATCGCGGTGGCTCCGATGATGGCCACTCCGGTGCGGTCGACGCGGAAGGGGGGAAGGCGGCCGAGGCTCAGTCCGAGATAGGCCGCGCAGAACACGACGAGCGCGACCAGCCGGACGAGCCCATGATCGTGCACTTCGACAGCATACCCCGGGGGGGCCGCCTCACCCGCGTTCCCAGACGCGGGCCGGGCGCCGCGGCCAGGGAGTAGAATGACGGCGCATGGCCACCCGGATCGAGGCCGCCGTCGCCCACGCTCCCGCCGAGCTGCGGCTGGTGCGGCAGGCGGCGCTGTGGGGGTTGCTGGGCGCCAAGATGCTCGGCGGCCTGGGCGTGCAGTGGGACATCCGCTGGCACCTGCTGATCGGGCGCGATTCCTTCTGGATCGCGCCGCATCTGATGACCTACGCCGGAGTCACGATCGCCGCCGTCCTCGCCTTCGGCGTGCTCGGGCTCGAGACGCTGCGCGCCCAGCGCGGCGAGCCCCCTCGTGACGGCGTGCGGGTGCTGGGCCTCGCCGGCACGCCCGGCTTCCACCTCGCGTGGTGGGGGATGGCGTTGACGATCCTCGCGGCGCCCGTGGACGATCTCTGGCACCGGCTCTTCGGCGTCGACGTGACGCTCTGGAGCCCGCCCCACCTGCTGGGCCTGGCCGGCGCCCAGGTCAACACGCTCGGCTGCCTGCTCATCGCGCTGGAGCTGTGGCCGCCGGATAGCCGCCGGCGCCACGCCGCGCTCCTGGCCGGTGGCACGCTCCTGCTGGCCGCCTTCTACATCACCGTCGACCCGGCGATCCAGACGGCGTTCCGGCGGGGCGGCCTGTCCTTCTTCGCCTGGGCGATGCTGGGAACGCTGGCCTTCGGGTTCACCCTGGCGTTGACGTCGCGGCTGGCCCCGCTGCGCGCCACCCCGCTGATCCTCGCCCTCGGCGCGCTGGCGCTGCACTACGTGGGCATCGCGGTGGCCGACGCGGGCTTCGCGCTCACGCGGCCGACCCCGGCCATCGAGGAGACGATCGCGAGCCATCCGGACTCGCCCATCGCCGTCGCCCACGACATGGCGCGCCGGAACGGGACGCGGCCGGGCCGCGCCGTCTCCATCCGAGTCTTCCCGCTCCTGCCGGCGGCGCTCATGGCCCTGATGGACGCCCGGCGGCGGCCGCGCGCCGCCGCGCTCGCCTTCGGCCTGGGGCTCCTGGCCGTGTCGGGCCTCATGTTCGCCCGCACGCCGGCGCTGAGCCACGCGCTGCCCACCGCGACCGACGTCGTCGCGGCCGCCGCGCTGACGGCGCTGGCGGCACTGGCCGCCGCCGCCGCGGCGCGCATACTCGTCGATCGGTTCGGCCTGGTCCGCTCCCCGACGCGGGTCTGGTCCGGCGCCTGAGGAGGCCGCGATGGAATTCGACTACTCGCCCCGCACCAAGATGTACATGGAGCAACTGACCGACTTCATGCAGAAGCACATCCTGCCGAACGAGCAGACCTTCGTCGATCAGCTCAACGCGGGGCCGACCCGGTGGCAGGTGCCGCCGATCCTCGAGGAGCTGAAGGCCGCGGCGCGGGAGCGGGGTCTGTGGAACCTCTTCCTGCCCGACAGCGAGCACGGGGCCGGCCTCGCCAACCTCGAGTACGCGCCGCTCTGCGAGATCATGGGGCGCTCGCCCATCGCCCCCGAGGTCTTCAACTGCTCGGCGCCCGACACCGGCAACATGGAGGTGCTGGTGCGCTACGGCACGCCCGAGCAGAAGAAGCGGTGGCTCGTCCCCCTGCTGGAGGGGAAGATCCGTTCGGCCTTCGCCATGACCGAGCCGAAGGTGGCCTCCTCCGACGCCACCAACATCCA harbors:
- a CDS encoding anion transporter, whose translation is MHDHGLVRLVALVVFCAAYLGLSLGRLPPFRVDRTGVAIIGATAMVITGAVPWDEAVAAVDAHTLVLLFGMMIVAAYLRLSGFFRLVTTWAIRRARTPVAVLVAVVAASGVLSALFVNDVVCLVLAPLVIEMTRRLGLPPGPYLIALATAANVGSVATLTGNPQNMLVGSFSGISYRGFLVREAPVAILGLACVVAVVWLVYRQRLPPALAPATLPDPLHVHYPLMIKTVLAVGVMLVAFLIGVPIALVAIAGAAYTLLTRRVKPQKVYREIDWELLVLFTGLFVLTGGIERAGLTEEFLRSPVAAHLHRPLVLTAATAVLSNLVSNVPAVLLFTPLIPKFAEPERAWLVLAMASTLAGNLTILGSVANLIVVESAREAGIRIGFAEYCRVGVPLTLVTLLLGWLVLTFIPV